The following proteins are encoded in a genomic region of Bernardetia sp. MNP-M8:
- the hemA gene encoding glutamyl-tRNA reductase — protein sequence MQLNFKALTINYKTAPVEVREKLSLSETECHSFLQKASEMFALSELFVLSTCNRTEIYYSLPENSVANATSNIPKACPFSSSKPLSQKLIALLITQKGLSDSESYFPYFQSIEEHKEAVQHLFSVSMGLESQVIGDIQISNQVKKSYQYSADLNLASPFLHRLLHTIFFTNKRVAQETSFRDGAASVAYAAAEMTSELAQTVLQPKILVIGVGEIGGDVVRNLDATDYHTVTVMNRTFEKAKEFANAEGFEVARIENLKEEVKKADVIICSVAANEPILTKKLVEEVQDIRFKYFIDLSVPRSIEPEVEQIAHVMVYNIDQIQNRTAEVIERRKSAIPHVQSIIDEAIQGFEDWSKEMIVSPTIHRLKNALEQIRKEEINRHLKNLDEKEIEKIEMITKGIMQKIIKLPVIQLKAACKRGEAETLVDVLNDLFNLEQDEKV from the coding sequence ATGCAACTGAATTTCAAGGCTTTAACCATAAATTATAAAACTGCTCCTGTCGAAGTACGTGAAAAATTATCTTTGAGTGAAACAGAGTGCCATAGCTTTTTGCAAAAGGCTTCTGAGATGTTTGCTTTGAGTGAGCTTTTTGTGCTTTCTACCTGTAATAGGACAGAAATTTATTATAGTTTACCAGAAAATAGTGTTGCAAATGCAACTTCAAATATTCCTAAAGCCTGTCCTTTTTCATCTTCTAAGCCACTCTCTCAAAAGCTAATTGCATTACTTATTACTCAAAAGGGACTTTCAGATTCTGAAAGCTACTTTCCTTATTTCCAATCTATTGAAGAGCATAAAGAAGCTGTACAACATCTTTTTTCGGTTTCAATGGGATTAGAATCACAAGTAATTGGAGATATTCAAATTAGTAATCAAGTAAAAAAATCCTATCAATATAGCGCAGACTTGAACCTTGCAAGTCCATTTTTACATCGTCTTTTGCATACCATTTTCTTTACAAACAAGCGTGTGGCACAAGAGACAAGTTTTAGAGATGGAGCTGCTTCTGTAGCCTATGCAGCAGCAGAAATGACCTCTGAACTTGCACAAACGGTTCTTCAACCAAAAATTTTGGTTATTGGAGTAGGAGAAATTGGAGGAGATGTAGTTCGAAACCTAGATGCCACTGATTATCATACTGTAACAGTTATGAATCGTACTTTCGAAAAAGCAAAGGAGTTTGCAAATGCAGAGGGATTTGAAGTAGCAAGAATAGAAAACCTAAAAGAAGAGGTCAAAAAAGCAGATGTTATAATTTGTTCAGTGGCTGCCAATGAACCAATTTTGACAAAGAAATTAGTAGAAGAAGTACAAGATATTCGTTTCAAATATTTCATTGACTTGTCTGTTCCTAGAAGTATTGAGCCAGAGGTAGAACAGATTGCTCATGTTATGGTATATAACATCGATCAAATACAAAATCGTACAGCAGAGGTAATAGAACGTAGAAAATCAGCTATTCCACATGTCCAATCTATCATCGATGAAGCAATACAAGGATTTGAAGATTGGAGTAAAGAAATGATAGTTTCGCCTACTATTCATCGTCTGAAAAATGCGTTAGAGCAAATCAGAAAAGAAGAAATAAATCGTCATTTGAAAAACTTAGACGAAAAAGAAATAGAAAAAATAGAAATGATAACAAAAGGAATAATGCAAAAAATAATTAAACTTCCTGTCATTCAGCTTAAAGCAGCTTGTAAGCGTGGAGAAGCAGAAACATTAGTCGATGTTTTGAATGATTTGTTCAACCTAGAACAAGATGAAAAAGTATAA
- a CDS encoding RsiV family protein codes for MKLNKFTHFFFFKKTFLLICILVFAGSFLCLAQNETKKEEKKPVKIAKYFYKKLDGQLGDQRIEFDLMRFGSTLEGHFYFLDKEEKGTIRGTISETGRVSLEEIEGNTAEGEPNVVGFFDGKFMSPTEIAGTWHSFDGEQYNTFTVKENYPEKSSSFWVVHEGRSYSGTATVDLVYIVMGEEKHKATAEKINAFINSHILNYDHPKSAKKQFGDHSEFLDDFVNRYKKASEEAQKAEGQMPIWDNHHQIILDYNNHNIIVLEFIESVFEGGAYAHEKVNFVNFDLGTGNHIKLEELFEKDFIPKLTKIAENIFRNKYGFKDIEDFSKEGINFKDNKFTLNDNYALSKGGIIFRFNEDEIGVHSMGSFEIFIPYSTITDLVKKDSPLQEIMENHY; via the coding sequence ATGAAGTTAAATAAATTTACTCATTTCTTTTTTTTCAAGAAAACATTTTTGTTGATATGTATTCTTGTTTTTGCAGGTTCTTTCTTGTGTTTAGCACAAAATGAAACGAAAAAGGAGGAAAAAAAACCTGTTAAGATTGCCAAATATTTCTATAAAAAATTGGATGGACAGCTTGGTGACCAACGTATAGAGTTTGATTTGATGCGTTTTGGTTCTACCTTAGAAGGACATTTTTATTTTTTAGATAAGGAAGAAAAAGGAACTATCAGAGGAACAATTTCTGAAACGGGGCGTGTCTCCTTAGAAGAAATTGAAGGAAATACAGCAGAAGGTGAGCCAAATGTAGTTGGTTTTTTTGATGGAAAATTTATGTCTCCTACAGAAATTGCAGGTACTTGGCATTCGTTTGATGGTGAGCAGTATAATACATTTACTGTAAAAGAAAATTATCCAGAAAAATCATCTAGTTTTTGGGTGGTTCACGAAGGCAGAAGTTATAGTGGTACAGCTACTGTTGATTTGGTGTATATAGTAATGGGAGAAGAAAAGCATAAAGCAACTGCCGAAAAAATCAATGCTTTTATTAATAGTCATATCTTAAATTATGACCATCCTAAAAGTGCTAAAAAACAGTTTGGTGACCATAGTGAATTTTTAGATGATTTTGTAAATCGTTATAAAAAGGCAAGTGAAGAAGCTCAAAAAGCAGAAGGACAAATGCCAATATGGGATAATCATCATCAAATTATCTTAGATTATAATAACCATAATATTATAGTTTTGGAGTTTATAGAAAGTGTTTTTGAAGGTGGTGCTTATGCCCATGAAAAAGTGAACTTTGTGAATTTTGACTTGGGAACAGGCAACCATATAAAATTAGAAGAGCTTTTTGAGAAAGATTTTATACCAAAACTCACAAAAATAGCAGAAAATATTTTTCGTAATAAATATGGCTTTAAAGATATTGAAGACTTCTCAAAAGAAGGAATCAATTTTAAGGACAATAAATTTACTTTAAATGATAATTATGCGCTTAGCAAAGGTGGAATTATATTTCGTTTTAATGAAGATGAAATTGGAGTACATTCAATGGGTTCTTTTGAGATTTTCATTCCTTATTCAACAATCACTGACCTAGTAAAAAAAGATAGTCCATTACAAGAAATTATGGAAAATCATTATTAA
- a CDS encoding TauD/TfdA family dioxygenase, with product MNTNLETTNERPTVKSSDAFPNYTLPCRVFENIDVKNLSNEEFEEIRKAVPQNGVILIKNQHLSLDELVAWTKRFGEPVELPDGLRFNNFHKEYPEVTRISNILPNGELLQNYSGAEYWHSDGDFWQAPKNYVFSCLYAEKVPPSGGETGFADLRLAYNGLSQELKDKIKNLRVWVSPKNIPDFEGAKESELPPDAYHNIAYLHPETKLLCLYFGCTASDIEGLSREEGQELLKELMAEVEKNEYVYAHKWSPNDLLMWDNTSTMHRSLGGYGNYPRLMYRTQAYAK from the coding sequence ATGAATACAAATCTAGAAACAACAAATGAAAGACCGACAGTAAAAAGTTCGGATGCTTTCCCTAATTATACACTTCCTTGTAGAGTTTTTGAAAATATAGATGTCAAAAATCTTAGTAATGAAGAATTTGAAGAAATACGTAAAGCAGTTCCTCAAAATGGTGTTATTCTTATCAAAAACCAACACCTTTCTTTAGATGAATTGGTAGCTTGGACAAAACGTTTTGGTGAGCCAGTCGAACTTCCTGACGGACTTCGTTTTAATAATTTTCATAAAGAATATCCAGAGGTTACACGTATTTCAAATATTTTGCCTAATGGAGAGTTATTACAAAACTATTCAGGTGCAGAATATTGGCATAGTGATGGCGATTTTTGGCAAGCACCAAAAAACTATGTTTTCAGTTGTTTGTATGCTGAAAAAGTGCCACCATCGGGAGGAGAAACAGGTTTTGCAGATTTAAGATTGGCATATAATGGACTTAGCCAAGAATTAAAAGATAAAATAAAGAATCTTCGTGTTTGGGTTTCACCTAAAAATATTCCCGATTTCGAAGGTGCAAAAGAGTCTGAACTTCCACCAGATGCGTATCATAATATTGCTTATTTACATCCAGAAACTAAATTACTATGTTTGTATTTTGGGTGTACGGCTTCTGATATTGAAGGACTAAGTAGAGAAGAAGGTCAAGAGCTTTTAAAAGAATTAATGGCAGAAGTAGAAAAAAATGAATATGTTTATGCACACAAATGGAGTCCAAATGACCTCTTGATGTGGGATAATACTTCAACCATGCACCGTAGTTTGGGTGGATATGGAAATTATCCTCGTTTAATGTATCGTACACAAGCCTATGCCAAATAG
- a CDS encoding alpha/beta fold hydrolase has product MKLNYKELGNVNAPPLLILHGVFGSLDNWLTLGRQFSETYRVFLIDQRNHGRSPHDDKMNYIVLADDLHNFIEEHQLKNLLLIGHSMGGKVVMQYALTYPTAFEKMVVVDIAPRKYNVSHHEAILNGLKAIDIENLESRNDADEKLGQYIDEEGVRMFLLKNLARTKEGYEWKMNLPILEKSILKIGGAVTKNKNVDSSVDYNEKPVLFINGGQSRYIQEKDITMITKYFPNAHIHTIEEAGHWVHAQTPKEFFEVVMSFLQS; this is encoded by the coding sequence ATGAAACTCAATTATAAAGAATTAGGAAATGTAAATGCACCACCTTTGCTTATTTTACATGGCGTATTTGGCTCACTTGATAATTGGCTTACTTTAGGTCGTCAGTTTTCAGAAACATACCGAGTATTTTTAATAGACCAACGAAATCATGGACGCTCACCACACGATGATAAAATGAATTATATTGTCTTGGCAGATGATTTACATAATTTTATAGAAGAACATCAACTCAAAAACCTACTTCTTATTGGACATTCGATGGGAGGAAAGGTTGTAATGCAATATGCTTTAACCTATCCTACAGCTTTTGAAAAAATGGTAGTCGTCGATATTGCTCCTAGAAAATATAACGTTTCGCATCATGAAGCTATTTTGAATGGATTAAAGGCAATTGATATAGAAAATTTAGAAAGTAGAAACGATGCTGATGAAAAGTTAGGACAATATATAGATGAAGAAGGGGTTCGAATGTTTTTACTCAAAAACTTGGCTCGTACAAAAGAAGGATATGAGTGGAAAATGAACTTACCTATCTTAGAAAAATCTATACTAAAAATAGGAGGTGCAGTGACTAAGAATAAAAATGTAGATTCGTCAGTAGATTATAATGAAAAACCTGTGTTGTTTATAAATGGAGGACAGTCTCGTTATATTCAAGAGAAAGATATTACTATGATTACAAAATATTTTCCAAATGCTCATATACATACTATTGAAGAAGCTGGGCATTGGGTACATGCACAAACTCCAAAAGAGTTTTTTGAAGTAGTGATGAGCTTTCTTCAAAGTTAA
- a CDS encoding regulatory protein RecX, with translation MAKKKQKPLKRTPLKRTPLKKKEYNPDDYKNADGSKKEYKPKTYKKREYKVKDYRELKKREPKPFVQLTPKEAFLKLAAFCAYQERCYQEIYAKLEEWKMDEGDHYAIVTLLEEENFLNEKRFAESYVRGKFSYKKWGKRKIRYGLLQKDISENMIQDAFHSEIDNQEYFSTLAELLEKKWSDLLEKEDDNFKRKHKATNYALQKGYENELIREILEDISRNNE, from the coding sequence ATGGCTAAAAAAAAACAAAAACCACTAAAAAGAACGCCTTTAAAACGTACACCACTAAAGAAAAAAGAATATAATCCAGATGACTATAAAAATGCAGATGGTTCTAAGAAAGAATACAAACCCAAAACCTACAAAAAAAGAGAGTACAAAGTAAAAGATTATAGAGAACTCAAAAAACGAGAACCAAAACCCTTTGTACAACTCACACCCAAAGAAGCCTTTTTAAAACTAGCTGCCTTTTGTGCCTATCAAGAAAGATGTTATCAAGAAATTTATGCAAAATTAGAAGAATGGAAAATGGATGAAGGTGACCATTATGCCATCGTGACACTTTTGGAAGAAGAAAATTTTTTGAATGAAAAACGATTTGCAGAATCGTATGTGAGAGGAAAATTTAGCTATAAAAAATGGGGAAAAAGAAAAATAAGATATGGACTCTTGCAAAAAGATATTTCTGAAAACATGATTCAAGATGCTTTTCATTCAGAAATTGATAACCAAGAATATTTCTCAACTCTAGCCGAACTTTTAGAAAAAAAATGGTCAGACTTACTAGAAAAAGAAGATGATAATTTTAAAAGAAAACACAAGGCTACTAACTATGCTCTTCAAAAAGGATATGAAAATGAGCTTATTAGAGAGATTTTGGAGGATATAAGTAGAAATAACGAATAA
- a CDS encoding GTP-binding protein produces the protein MDLLRFATAGSVDDGKSTLIGRLLYDTKSIFEDQLTAIEAASKRRGEEHVNLALLTDGLRAEREQGITIDVAYRYFATPSRKFILADCPGHIQYTRNMVTGASTAQLLVILIDARQGIVEQTRRHTFIAELLGIKHLVVCVNKMDLVEYDEKIYEQIKAEYLSFVRKTRISEVSFIPISALKGDNVVEKSENMKWYKGTSFLYHLENAYIGNTWDFINSRFAVQHVIRPQSKEEDLHDYRGYAGEVLGGVFKKGDKVTVLPSGFSTTIKKLDSFDGEQEKTFPPQNITMLLEDDIDISRGDMLVKADNKPTIGQDLEVMICWLNEQKLQPNGKYLLRHTTQEVKAILKEVVYKIDINTLHRTENDLTIGLNDIGRIRIRTAKPIFYDSYSKNKRTGSLILIDLQTNATVAAGMII, from the coding sequence ATGGATTTATTGCGTTTTGCCACAGCAGGAAGCGTCGACGACGGAAAAAGTACACTTATTGGAAGGCTTTTATATGATACAAAAAGTATTTTTGAAGACCAACTGACAGCCATTGAAGCTGCTAGTAAAAGAAGAGGAGAAGAACATGTAAATCTTGCTTTGCTTACTGATGGCTTGCGTGCTGAACGTGAACAAGGAATTACAATTGATGTTGCTTATCGTTATTTTGCTACACCATCACGAAAATTTATTTTAGCCGATTGTCCAGGGCATATTCAGTATACTCGCAATATGGTAACAGGTGCTTCGACGGCACAACTTTTAGTTATTTTGATTGACGCAAGACAGGGAATTGTAGAGCAAACTCGTCGTCATACTTTCATTGCCGAACTTTTAGGAATCAAACATTTAGTAGTTTGTGTCAATAAAATGGATTTGGTAGAATATGATGAAAAAATCTATGAACAAATAAAAGCCGAATATTTGAGTTTTGTACGAAAAACACGTATTTCGGAAGTTAGTTTTATTCCAATAAGTGCATTGAAAGGCGATAATGTGGTTGAGAAATCAGAGAATATGAAATGGTATAAGGGAACAAGTTTTTTGTATCACTTAGAAAATGCTTATATCGGAAACACATGGGATTTTATAAATTCTCGTTTTGCTGTTCAGCACGTTATTCGTCCACAATCTAAAGAAGAGGATTTACATGATTATAGAGGTTATGCAGGCGAAGTTTTGGGAGGTGTCTTTAAGAAAGGTGATAAAGTTACTGTTTTGCCTTCTGGATTCTCAACGACTATAAAAAAACTAGATTCTTTTGATGGAGAACAAGAAAAAACATTCCCTCCTCAAAATATAACAATGCTTTTGGAAGATGATATTGATATTAGTAGAGGCGATATGCTTGTAAAGGCAGACAACAAACCAACAATAGGACAAGATTTAGAAGTAATGATTTGTTGGCTCAATGAACAGAAATTACAACCCAATGGAAAATATTTACTAAGACACACAACTCAAGAAGTAAAAGCTATTCTGAAAGAAGTAGTTTATAAAATTGACATTAATACACTTCATAGAACTGAAAATGATTTAACTATTGGCTTGAATGATATTGGAAGAATCAGAATAAGAACAGCAAAACCAATTTTTTATGATAGCTATTCCAAAAACAAGCGAACAGGAAGTTTGATTTTGATAGATTTACAGACAAATGCTACAGTAGCTGCTGGAATGATTATTTAA
- a CDS encoding methyltransferase domain-containing protein — MRLHRNLVLAVIDSLSQIFNQGKYADKVVATTLKQDKRWGARDRNFVAETIYEIVRWKRLYAKLAGLEKQYDNDDYSTQNLFQLFSIWAILNEIELPTWEEVEGINQEKINEIKQNLGQLQEIRKYKESIPDWLDNLGETELGNETWTREIAALNNQAPVVLRVNTLKTSIAKLQKQLSEQNIETKKITQNNTDYPDALQLVQRKSIVRNSLYKDGFFEIQDASSQLIAYFLDVKQGMQIIDTCAGAGGKSLHIASLLKNKGQITAMDIYENKLIELRKRANRADVHNIKTHTIKRQDNKVDYNQFSQFHNSADRVLIDAPCSGLGVLSRNPDAKWKLSLAFLEEIKQTQQNILQEYSKMTKKGGKLVYATCSILPSENQKQVEIFLNSENGKDFKFVEDKKILSHQTGFDGFYMALLERI, encoded by the coding sequence ATGCGTTTACATCGTAATTTAGTTTTGGCAGTCATTGACTCACTGTCTCAAATTTTTAATCAAGGTAAATATGCTGATAAAGTCGTGGCTACTACATTAAAACAAGACAAACGTTGGGGAGCAAGAGATAGAAATTTTGTGGCAGAAACCATTTATGAAATTGTCAGATGGAAACGTTTGTATGCAAAACTAGCAGGGTTAGAAAAGCAATATGATAATGATGATTATTCTACTCAAAATCTATTTCAACTTTTTTCTATTTGGGCAATCTTAAATGAAATTGAATTACCAACTTGGGAAGAAGTTGAAGGAATAAATCAAGAGAAAATAAATGAGATAAAACAAAATTTAGGTCAGCTTCAAGAAATTAGAAAGTATAAAGAATCTATTCCAGATTGGTTAGATAACTTGGGAGAAACAGAATTAGGAAATGAAACTTGGACAAGAGAAATTGCTGCTCTAAATAATCAAGCTCCTGTTGTTTTGCGTGTCAATACATTGAAAACAAGCATCGCCAAACTTCAAAAACAACTTTCAGAACAAAACATTGAAACTAAGAAAATTACTCAAAATAATACGGATTATCCAGATGCACTTCAGTTAGTGCAGCGAAAAAGTATTGTCAGAAATTCTTTGTATAAAGACGGATTTTTCGAAATCCAAGATGCTTCTTCACAGCTTATTGCTTATTTTTTGGATGTAAAACAAGGAATGCAAATCATTGATACTTGTGCAGGTGCAGGAGGAAAATCTCTTCATATTGCTTCTCTTTTAAAAAATAAAGGACAAATAACAGCAATGGATATTTATGAAAATAAACTCATTGAACTACGAAAAAGAGCCAACCGAGCCGACGTTCATAACATCAAAACACATACTATAAAAAGGCAAGATAATAAAGTAGATTACAATCAATTTAGTCAGTTTCATAATTCGGCTGATAGAGTTTTGATAGATGCACCTTGTAGTGGTTTGGGTGTTTTGAGTAGAAATCCTGATGCAAAATGGAAACTTAGTCTTGCCTTTTTGGAAGAGATAAAACAGACTCAGCAAAACATTCTACAAGAATATTCTAAAATGACTAAAAAAGGAGGAAAACTAGTTTATGCAACATGTTCTATCTTACCTTCTGAAAATCAAAAACAAGTAGAAATATTTTTGAATAGTGAAAATGGAAAGGATTTTAAATTTGTTGAAGATAAAAAAATACTTTCTCATCAAACAGGTTTTGATGGATTTTATATGGCTTTGTTGGAAAGAATATGA
- a CDS encoding bifunctional UDP-3-O-[3-hydroxymyristoyl] N-acetylglucosamine deacetylase/3-hydroxyacyl-ACP dehydratase has translation MKTNQHTIQKSVTVSGIGLHTGVKSTMTFLPAKPNHGIKFCRIDIEGRPVVDADVDFVVDVSRGTTIEKGEARVNTVEHTLAALVGLEIDNVMIELDGPEPPIMDGSSIDFINHLKEAGLEEQNVPRNFFEIDTSIHYSDADKNIEIAALPLDNYRLTVMVDYNSPVLGSQYAALNDISEFEKEIASCRTFCFLHELETLYNNNLIQGGNFDNAIVIVDRVLSDEEMARLAKMFNKDKIEVKKEGTLNNVELRYKNEPARHKLLDLVGDLALVGRPLKAQILAARPGHAANVAFAKKIKKRIQKASGVQIPKYDPKTPPVLDVNQISKILPHRYPFMLVDKIIYLDETSVIGVKNVTMNEPFFQGHFPENPVMPGVLQIEAMAQTGGILVLNTVEDPNNYWSYFIGIDNCRFRQKVLPGDTIIFKCELVAPIRRGIAKMKGQAYVAGKLVCEATLTAGIVKKD, from the coding sequence ATGAAAACCAATCAACACACTATACAAAAATCCGTTACCGTTTCAGGAATCGGTCTGCATACAGGCGTAAAATCTACCATGACTTTTTTACCTGCCAAACCAAATCATGGAATAAAATTTTGTAGAATAGACATAGAAGGAAGACCTGTCGTAGATGCAGACGTAGATTTTGTAGTTGATGTGTCAAGAGGAACAACTATCGAAAAAGGAGAAGCACGAGTAAACACTGTGGAACATACATTGGCTGCTCTTGTTGGTTTGGAAATCGATAATGTAATGATTGAATTGGATGGTCCTGAACCTCCAATTATGGATGGAAGCTCTATCGATTTTATTAATCATTTGAAAGAAGCAGGACTAGAAGAACAAAATGTACCTCGTAACTTCTTCGAAATTGATACAAGCATTCATTATTCTGATGCTGATAAAAATATAGAAATTGCAGCTCTTCCATTAGATAATTATCGCCTTACTGTAATGGTAGATTATAATTCGCCTGTTTTGGGAAGTCAGTATGCAGCTTTAAATGATATTTCAGAGTTTGAAAAGGAAATTGCAAGTTGTCGTACTTTTTGTTTCTTACACGAATTAGAAACGCTTTATAACAATAATCTTATACAAGGAGGCAATTTTGATAATGCCATCGTAATTGTAGATAGAGTTTTGTCAGATGAAGAAATGGCTCGTCTTGCAAAAATGTTCAATAAAGACAAAATAGAAGTTAAGAAAGAAGGAACATTGAATAATGTAGAACTTCGTTATAAAAACGAACCTGCAAGACACAAACTATTAGATTTAGTTGGCGATTTGGCTTTAGTTGGTCGTCCATTGAAAGCTCAAATTTTGGCTGCTCGCCCAGGGCATGCTGCAAATGTTGCTTTTGCTAAAAAAATAAAGAAAAGAATTCAGAAAGCATCAGGCGTTCAAATTCCAAAATACGATCCAAAAACACCTCCAGTTTTAGATGTAAATCAAATATCTAAAATTCTTCCTCATCGTTATCCATTTATGCTTGTCGATAAAATCATCTATTTAGATGAAACTTCGGTTATTGGAGTAAAAAATGTAACAATGAATGAACCATTTTTTCAAGGACACTTTCCAGAAAATCCAGTAATGCCTGGGGTTTTGCAAATAGAAGCCATGGCACAAACGGGAGGTATTTTGGTCTTAAATACAGTCGAAGATCCAAATAACTATTGGTCTTATTTTATCGGAATTGATAATTGTCGTTTCCGTCAGAAAGTTTTACCTGGGGACACAATTATTTTCAAATGTGAACTTGTTGCGCCTATTCGCAGAGGAATTGCCAAAATGAAAGGACAAGCCTACGTAGCAGGAAAATTAGTTTGTGAAGCTACACTTACAGCTGGTATTGTAAAGAAAGACTAA
- the lpxD gene encoding UDP-3-O-(3-hydroxymyristoyl)glucosamine N-acyltransferase, with protein sequence MELTTQAIANLVGGKVEGDEKAKINTVAKIQEGTAGAIAFLANPKYENFIYETKATAVLVSENFEAKEPISTTLIRVPDAYTAFGKLLTAYQQMTLMKKVGIEKPSFQSSTSDLGEDVYLGAFSYVGENTKIGNNVKIYPNSYIGDNCKIDDDTVIYAGVKIYSNTKIGKNCIIHSGAVIGSDGFGFAPQKDGSYQAIPQIGNVVLEDNVSIGANAAIDCATMGSTLIKQGVKIDNLVQIAHNVQIGKNTVIAAQTGVSGSSEIGESCILAGQVGVVGHIKIADKVTIAAQSGVSKTYTKKGGNLLGSPANEHGQQIKNFVVIKNLASLKKKVDELDRKVNG encoded by the coding sequence ATGGAACTAACTACACAGGCTATTGCCAATTTGGTAGGTGGAAAAGTGGAAGGAGATGAGAAGGCAAAAATTAATACAGTTGCCAAAATACAAGAAGGTACAGCAGGTGCGATTGCTTTTTTGGCAAATCCAAAATACGAAAACTTCATTTATGAAACCAAAGCAACGGCTGTTTTGGTAAGTGAAAATTTTGAAGCAAAAGAACCTATTTCTACTACACTTATTCGTGTTCCTGATGCTTATACAGCATTTGGAAAACTCCTTACAGCTTATCAACAAATGACATTGATGAAAAAAGTAGGAATCGAAAAGCCTTCTTTTCAGTCTAGCACAAGTGATTTGGGCGAAGATGTTTATTTGGGGGCATTTAGTTATGTAGGTGAGAATACCAAAATAGGAAATAATGTAAAGATTTATCCTAACTCTTATATTGGAGATAATTGTAAAATAGATGATGATACTGTTATTTATGCAGGCGTAAAAATCTATTCAAACACTAAAATTGGTAAAAATTGCATTATTCATTCGGGCGCAGTCATCGGAAGTGATGGTTTTGGTTTTGCGCCTCAAAAAGATGGTTCGTACCAAGCTATTCCTCAAATTGGAAATGTAGTTTTGGAAGATAATGTCAGTATTGGTGCAAATGCTGCCATTGATTGTGCTACAATGGGTTCTACTTTGATAAAACAAGGTGTCAAGATTGACAATTTGGTTCAGATTGCTCATAATGTTCAAATAGGAAAAAATACCGTTATTGCTGCACAAACTGGCGTTTCTGGTTCATCTGAAATTGGAGAAAGCTGTATTTTGGCTGGACAAGTTGGAGTAGTCGGGCATATCAAAATTGCTGATAAAGTAACCATTGCTGCACAAAGTGGCGTTTCGAAAACCTATACCAAAAAAGGAGGAAACCTTTTAGGTTCTCCTGCCAACGAACACGGACAACAAATAAAAAACTTTGTCGTCATTAAAAACTTAGCTTCTTTGAAGAAAAAAGTAGATGAGTTGGATAGGAAAGTGAATGGTTAG
- the mazG gene encoding nucleoside triphosphate pyrophosphohydrolase has product MQKTKSESLLARVKETQTEPTKAFQRLLFVMEDLRENCPWDKKQTLESLQYLTIEEVYELSDAILSQKDKKDKTEIKKELGDLMLHLVFYSKIASETNDFDITDVLNSVCEKLIHRHPHIYSNIIAETEEEVKLNWERIKLQEKSSLDNSDSVSNSEQKNKSLFEGVPKSMPALVKAIRIQEKARGVGFDWDKAVDVWEKVKEEESELFEHIDTSDETIHKVTNQEEAEQEFGDLLFSMINYARFLGINPENALEKTNRKFIGRFEFLETEAHKDGKKLEEMTLAEMENYWQKAKKI; this is encoded by the coding sequence TTGCAAAAAACTAAATCAGAATCTCTTCTTGCTCGGGTAAAAGAAACCCAAACTGAACCTACAAAGGCTTTTCAAAGATTGCTTTTTGTGATGGAAGACCTTAGAGAAAACTGTCCTTGGGACAAAAAACAGACACTAGAATCGCTTCAATACCTTACAATTGAAGAAGTCTATGAGCTTTCTGATGCCATTTTATCACAAAAAGATAAGAAAGACAAAACAGAAATCAAAAAAGAACTAGGCGATTTGATGCTACATTTGGTTTTTTATTCCAAAATTGCTTCTGAAACTAATGATTTTGATATTACAGATGTTTTAAATTCTGTTTGTGAAAAACTTATTCATCGCCATCCTCACATTTATAGCAATATTATTGCAGAAACAGAGGAAGAAGTAAAACTAAATTGGGAAAGAATCAAATTACAAGAAAAAAGTAGTTTAGATAATTCTGACTCTGTATCAAATTCTGAACAAAAAAATAAAAGTCTTTTTGAAGGTGTTCCTAAATCTATGCCTGCGCTTGTAAAAGCAATCCGAATTCAAGAAAAAGCTCGTGGAGTGGGTTTTGATTGGGATAAAGCAGTTGATGTTTGGGAGAAAGTCAAGGAAGAAGAAAGTGAATTATTCGAACATATTGATACTTCTGATGAAACTATTCATAAAGTAACCAATCAAGAAGAAGCCGAACAAGAATTTGGCGATTTGCTCTTTTCAATGATTAACTATGCTCGTTTTTTGGGTATAAATCCTGAAAATGCACTTGAAAAAACAAACAGAAAATTTATAGGTCGTTTTGAGTTTTTGGAAACAGAAGCACATAAAGACGGAAAAAAATTAGAAGAAATGACCTTAGCTGAAATGGAAAATTACTGGCAAAAGGCAAAGAAAATATAA